From a single Nicotiana tabacum cultivar K326 chromosome 8, ASM71507v2, whole genome shotgun sequence genomic region:
- the LOC107811098 gene encoding uncharacterized protein LOC107811098, translating to MATVFRPLFSTFLSVIFLLLHLGCFIFSSASHNQPSKKRKLPSDHRSKNKATKVISSSWSYIKRIFSSKPDPIQKITTSPTHHNPSIQSPCSSTRSLHKPIFPISSDDPITRSVYPVPESDICADQLFFPLRNDIYPCTLCGEVFQSPIHLEQHQSIKHAVSELIDGDSGKNIVRIIFKTGWPEKKNNPIIHQILKIHNSKRILTRFEDYREHVKFKASRNVVVKRDERCIADGNELLRFHCTTFMCELGQNGNSSICNQQYCSVCGIIKSGFSNKMDGISVQPTSWRAHAAVPEEIEEEFGFMNVKRAMLVCRVIAGRIGCDPDLADKEDPGFDSLVGRENGVHSRLDEEDELLVFNSRAVLPCFVIVYTV from the coding sequence ATGGCTACTGTTTTTCGTCCCCTTTTCTCAACTTTCCTCTCTGTTATCTTCCTGTTACTTCACCttggctgcttcatcttctcctcAGCTTCCCACAATCAGCCCTCAAAAAAACGAAAACTCCCTTCTGATCACCGTTCCAAAAACAAAGCAACTAAGGTTATTTCCTCTTCTTGGTCTTACATTAAACGTATTTTCTCATCTAAACCAGACCCCATACAAAAAATTACTACTAGCCCAACTCACCATAACCCTTCAATCCAATCTCCATGTTCTTCCACAAGGTCCCTTCACAAACCCATCTTTCCTATTTCATCCGATGATCCGATTACCCGCTCCGTTTATCCAGTACCCGAATCCGATATTTGCGCCGACCAGCTTTTCTTCCCTTTACGTAACGACATCTATCCTTGTACCCTATGTGGGGAAGTATTCCAGAGCCCGATTCATCTCGAACAACACCAGTCCATAAAACATGCAGTTTCAGAGCTCATTGACGGTGATTCAGGTAAGAACATAGTTCGGATCATTTTCAAAACGGGGTGGCCCGAGAAGAAAAATAACCCGATCATCCATCAGATCCTAAAGATTCACAATAGCAAGAGGATTTTAACCCGGTTTGAGGACTACAGAGAGCACGTGAAGTTTAAAGCCAGTCGAAACGTCGTCGTTAAGAGGGACGAGAGGTGTATAGCTGATGGAAATGAACTGTTGAGGTTCCATTGTACTACGTTCATGTGTGAGCTGGGGCAAAATGGTAATTCCAGCATCTGTAACCAGCAGTACTGTAGTGTGTGTGGGATTATAAAGAGCGGGTTCTCAAATAAGATGGACGGAATTTCCGTGCAACCTACGAGTTGGAGGGCGCACGCGGCGGTACCTGAGGAGATTGAGGAGGAATTCGGGTTCATGAACGTGAAGCGGGCGATGTTGGTTTGTCGGGTCATTGCGGGTCGGATCGGGTGTGACCCGGATTTGGCTGATAAAGAGGATCCAGGGTTTGATTCCTTGGTGGGTAGGGAAAATGGGGTCCACTCTAGattggatgaagaagatgagttaTTGGTATTTAATTCGAGGGCTGTGCTTCCTTGTTTTGTGATTGTGTACACTGTATGA